From a single Ciconia boyciana chromosome 6, ASM3463844v1, whole genome shotgun sequence genomic region:
- the BDKRB1 gene encoding B1 bradykinin receptor isoform X2, giving the protein MLGNVFVLFTYSLHKGPLKTAEIYLMNLAVADLIFLTCLPFWTENIRNKFNWPFGNFLCRSTSASISLNMYTSIYLLVAVSVDRYLTFVHTLNHRGIRSKTMAKGICLLTWFFGILLSVPTFMFRTVKYFPLWNISACILDFPTPTWVTAESLVFSIVGFALPSTAIIFFNFSTLRSLQKQAREQRALRTNSCKEHKGTKATRLIFTVVLMFILCWTPYHFFVFLDILYETEVIKGCLWGELLNFGEQFGYTLATTNSCINPVIYVFVGKYFRQKFLEVFSQFVPCGFHLSCVSFKEKSSYFNVFPFRSSLA; this is encoded by the coding sequence ATGCttggaaatgtatttgttcTCTTCACTTACTCACTGCACAAGGGCCCCCTGAAGACAGCTGAAATCTACCTTATGAACCTAGCTGTTGCTGATCTTATCTTCCTCACGTGCCTCCCTTTCTGGACAGAGAACATCAGGAATAAATTTAACTGGCCGTTTGGCAATTTCCTTTGTCGTAGCACCAGCGCATCCATCAGCCTAAACATGTACACCAGCATCTACTTGCTAGTGGCGGTCAGCGTGGATCGCTATTTGACTTTTGTTCATACCTTGAACCACAGAGGGATACGGAGCAAAACTATGGCCAAAGGGATCTGCTTGCTCACCTGGTTCTTCGGCATCCTTCTCAGCGTCCCAACCTTTATGTTTCGGACTGTGAAATACTTTCCCCTGTGGAATATTTCAGCATGCATTTTAGACTTTCCCACCCCAACATGGGTCACAGCTGAAAGCCTGGTATTCAGCATAGTGGGGTTTGCATTGCCATCTACAGCAATCATCTTCTTTAATTTCTCTACTCTTCGCTCCCTACAAAAACAAGCAAGAGAACAAAGAGCACTCAGAACAAACAGTTGCAAGGAGCACAAAGGCACAAAGGCTACCAGGTTGATCTTCACAGTGGTACTGATGTTTATTTTGTGCTGGACTCCTTACcatttttttgtattccttGATATATTGTACGAGACAGAAGTGATCAAAGGGTGCTTGTGGGGGGAACTGCTCAACTTTGGTGAGCAGTTTGGTTATACTCTGGCTACCACCAACAGTTGCATTAACCCTGTGATTTATGTCTTTGTTGGGAAATACTTCAGGCAAAAGTTTTTAGAAGTTTTTTCACAGTTTGTTCCCTGTGGATTTCATTTGAGCTGCGTGTCGTTCAAAGAAAAGTCTTCATATTTCAACGTGTTTCCATTCAGGAGTAGTTTAGCCTGA
- the BDKRB1 gene encoding B1 bradykinin receptor isoform X1 → MTAMPLLNVPSSNQSENKSNSTICPDLNDWWEIVYYIVPKYIDTICIIGMLGNVFVLFTYSLHKGPLKTAEIYLMNLAVADLIFLTCLPFWTENIRNKFNWPFGNFLCRSTSASISLNMYTSIYLLVAVSVDRYLTFVHTLNHRGIRSKTMAKGICLLTWFFGILLSVPTFMFRTVKYFPLWNISACILDFPTPTWVTAESLVFSIVGFALPSTAIIFFNFSTLRSLQKQAREQRALRTNSCKEHKGTKATRLIFTVVLMFILCWTPYHFFVFLDILYETEVIKGCLWGELLNFGEQFGYTLATTNSCINPVIYVFVGKYFRQKFLEVFSQFVPCGFHLSCVSFKEKSSYFNVFPFRSSLA, encoded by the coding sequence atgactgcaATGCCTCTACTGAATGTTCCCTCCTCAAACCAGAGTGAAAACAAGAGCAACTCAACTATTTGCCCAGACTTGAATGACTGGTGGGAAATCGTGTACTATATAGTCCCCAAGTATATTGACACCATCTGCATTATTGGAATGCttggaaatgtatttgttcTCTTCACTTACTCACTGCACAAGGGCCCCCTGAAGACAGCTGAAATCTACCTTATGAACCTAGCTGTTGCTGATCTTATCTTCCTCACGTGCCTCCCTTTCTGGACAGAGAACATCAGGAATAAATTTAACTGGCCGTTTGGCAATTTCCTTTGTCGTAGCACCAGCGCATCCATCAGCCTAAACATGTACACCAGCATCTACTTGCTAGTGGCGGTCAGCGTGGATCGCTATTTGACTTTTGTTCATACCTTGAACCACAGAGGGATACGGAGCAAAACTATGGCCAAAGGGATCTGCTTGCTCACCTGGTTCTTCGGCATCCTTCTCAGCGTCCCAACCTTTATGTTTCGGACTGTGAAATACTTTCCCCTGTGGAATATTTCAGCATGCATTTTAGACTTTCCCACCCCAACATGGGTCACAGCTGAAAGCCTGGTATTCAGCATAGTGGGGTTTGCATTGCCATCTACAGCAATCATCTTCTTTAATTTCTCTACTCTTCGCTCCCTACAAAAACAAGCAAGAGAACAAAGAGCACTCAGAACAAACAGTTGCAAGGAGCACAAAGGCACAAAGGCTACCAGGTTGATCTTCACAGTGGTACTGATGTTTATTTTGTGCTGGACTCCTTACcatttttttgtattccttGATATATTGTACGAGACAGAAGTGATCAAAGGGTGCTTGTGGGGGGAACTGCTCAACTTTGGTGAGCAGTTTGGTTATACTCTGGCTACCACCAACAGTTGCATTAACCCTGTGATTTATGTCTTTGTTGGGAAATACTTCAGGCAAAAGTTTTTAGAAGTTTTTTCACAGTTTGTTCCCTGTGGATTTCATTTGAGCTGCGTGTCGTTCAAAGAAAAGTCTTCATATTTCAACGTGTTTCCATTCAGGAGTAGTTTAGCCTGA